The nucleotide sequence CAAAGTCAGCGAGCAAGGCGCGAAGTTTATCGCGACCGCAAAGGATATCGGATGTGACGAGAGTGATGCAGCGTTCAAGGAGCGGCTGAAGAATTTGGTCTCGGTGCCGCCTACATCACTCAAGAAGCCAAGCAAGCCAAAACGCCACAAAGCATCAAAGTAGAGAGCCCTGCTTCTCCTTAGTCTCTCGGGCAGCCTTCTTGAAGCCTTCGGTGAAGCCAAACGGGATATGCACCGTGCGCCCGTCAAACAGTTCCTCGACGGTCAGTATCTGGATTTTGGGGAACTTCATGCCGCCGGTCTCATAGAAGCCGGCCGACGCCGCCTCCTTCTTCATGTCCCGCGTCGGGTCAACCAGCGACAGGAAGACGCCGACACAGGCCTTGTCGCGCCCGACCACGCCCTTCAAGTCGCGGATCATCGTGACGCCGACGTTGTCGCCCCCCTTGACGGAGACGATGCCGATTTGCGGCTTGCCGTCCGCGTCGCGGAAATTGAGATAGCCGTCGATGCCGCGATCCGCGCCCTTCTTCTTCTTGCCGCCGGCTGGAATCGCGTTGATCAGCGATATTGCCCACCATTGGAACTGGTATGGGTCGCGCTTCGCAAGGTCGCGAGCGCCTTCGAGGTCCTTTGGCGTCCCCTCTACCTCGAACGTCACGGTCGGGAATGAGTCCTTCAGCCGGCGCTCGATGAGCGAGATCGCGAGGTGCGTGATGTCGATGCCGATCCATTGCCGGTCGAGTTTCTGCGAGGCATGAATCGTCGTCCCGCAGCCGCAGAATGGGTCTAGGACGACATCGCCTTCCTTTGAACCGGTCCGCAGGATTCGCTCGATCAGGCCGACAGGCTTCTGCGTCGGATAGCCAAGGCGCTCGGGGTCCGTGGGGCCGAGCCACTTCACGTCCTCGTCGATGCCGTGCGTAGGGTCGCCCCACGCCGTGCCCTGCGTGTAGGGCTGGAAGGTCCACAGGTCGGTCAACGGCGTGCCGTCGCGCTCATCGAGGTAGCGGACCATGATCGGCCACGCGTTGCCCTCGACGATCTCCACCAATCCGGCCTGATACAGAGCTTCCAGCTTCTCGATCGCGTTTAGATTCTGATACTCATCGGACATAAATTCCTCGTAGGCACCGGGGATCGCCCAATGCCGGTTCTTTGCAGTCGGATCGAAGCCGCGCCACGGCTTTCCA is from Calditrichota bacterium and encodes:
- a CDS encoding site-specific DNA-methyltransferase, translated to MANKLFYGDNLQVLKDSIDDESIDLIYLDPPFNSKANYNILFRSPSGKRSTAQIEAFEDTWHWNEHAALAFDEVMRCGNQNVANILRAMFSFLGENDMMAYLSMMAIRLVHLHRVLKPTGSLYLHCDPTASAYLKVLMDAVFGGDRYLNEIIWRRTGSHNPRRSLGPVHDVIHAYTKSSAYKFNVIRRPYMKGHVESRYTQMPDGRMKFTSGGNVLTGAGPTEDGASGKPWRGFDPTAKNRHWAIPGAYEEFMSDEYQNLNAIEKLEALYQAGLVEIVEGNAWPIMVRYLDERDGTPLTDLWTFQPYTQGTAWGDPTHGIDEDVKWLGPTDPERLGYPTQKPVGLIERILRTGSKEGDVVLDPFCGCGTTIHASQKLDRQWIGIDITHLAISLIERRLKDSFPTVTFEVEGTPKDLEGARDLAKRDPYQFQWWAISLINAIPAGGKKKKGADRGIDGYLNFRDADGKPQIGIVSVKGGDNVGVTMIRDLKGVVGRDKACVGVFLSLVDPTRDMKKEAASAGFYETGGMKFPKIQILTVEELFDGRTVHIPFGFTEGFKKAARETKEKQGSLL